atttttcaattaatattCAAATAGTAAGACttgtcttaaaatttaattattttttaacatgtactggggtaggccacacaatatCCAATtacgtttttgccttcctcaccttactgaggaaaggctataaaatcactcgaaaactgaacttctcaattagacctcctagacccttcatgtatacctatcgactcagaatcgaattctgggcaaatgtctgtgtgtgtgtgtgtgtgtgtgtgtgtgtgtgtgtgtgtgtgtgtgtgtgtgtgtttttttttttttttacaaggtcggaatctgctaccagacacctgagaattcattcctcaggtagtgtggggttgggaaaacaaaaaaaagagttttcccgacccactaaaccagtccttgaacgccgtgcccttgtccccccgggaccacctttcggtataacttcggggggaggcgttgcattttctgcactagtctacttacaggatccatgccgggtgctagaaccatttcctgtcctacatacatatgagtccatgcgagggtttaaccgcgcccaagaatcgcgttgcttttgatcggctagtcatatgcagccctctccttggaccatcgagacgtgtaccgatttggtagagccaaccgtcataacgtgctctccttaacagccacactcgtgggttctcgactcctgtgaccatcgagacgtgtaccgatttggtagagccgaccatcataacgtgctctccttcacagccacactcgtgggttttcgactaggctcctagtcgttcctcctctgatcgtctctccatttccgctggagagccgaagtgatctgcgtcaccgctccgacgaccgcattccacttggcgatgtcgctgcacattcttcgcaccacattatccgggctggtgtccgctccgataatggccagcatttcgcttcgcgctgcctcgaagcgagggcaggcgaacaccacgtgctccggtgtttcctcgcaatcgacgcagtccggacagagaggagactctgcatgtccaaacctgtgcaggtacttcctgaagcagccatggcccgactggaactgtgtgaggtggaaggtgacctctccatgccttctgctcacccacgtggatacggacgggataagccgatgcgtccatctgcctttctccgtggtgtcccactcacgttgccaccttgccagcgattcggctctcgcagcttcccggatacctctcgtgcctctccgggtgtagcgcacggtgtcctcctccagtgtgatgccgatggggatcattccggctatgacgccaactgcttccgacgaaatggtcctgtacgcgcttgcaacccgcatggccatcagtctctgcgttctgtcgagcagcgctcgatttcgcttcgtccccagcgccgtccaccataccggtccgccgtacctaagtatggacgtcgcgacacttgccaagaggcggcgcctactgctcctgggtccagcgttgttcggcatcatcctcgacagtgccatgatcgccttagccgccttctcgcaggcgtaatcgacgtggctgttgaagttcagccggtcatccaccatcaccccgaggtacttgagcgctctcttcgagtgcacgacgtgttctccaacgtgaatctgggcctgctgcaccttcttgtggttactaaccagcaccatctccgtcttgtggtgagcgatccgcagcttcacctcgagcatccagttctcgatcattgcgattgcctccatagccagcacttcgacctcctcgacattttcgccggttaccgtcagcactatgtcgtctgcaaagccaacaatctctacgccgttgggtagtcccagtgtcaacactccgtcatacattccattccacagtgctgaacccagaatggatccctgcggaactcccgcggtaacaacaacggttttttgtccatcggcagtgtcgtagaccagcacgcggttctcgaagtagctcttcaagatcctgcacaaatagtcaggcaccttcattttgtgcagcgctgctgctatggccgcacagctcgcactgttgaacgcgttcttgacgtcaatcgtgactattgcgcagcaacggttccccctgcgttttttcctccgcgcttcgtcggctttctcgaccactttccggatggcgtccaccgtggatctccctttacggaagccgaactgcctcgctgctaagccatgctcgctctccgtgtaggggagagtggggagacttgatccccggggagacttgatcccaagcctgtatctcgtcagcatgtgggtaaaacaattagctttgttctagacagttgtgcgaaattgactaaaactcattgtagaaaacaaagaaaaaaaataaaaaatgtttagattgagttacacacatttttcgaagaagtgctgcaaaaaacttccaagagatcttttttctttgttttgataagtatagaaaacactcaaaaattattcaaaaaaatattttttatacatgaattgtttgataaacatatcaactccaaaacccttacgcatttgacgttaaatttatcgtcatactatttttacaatcaattgtttaaaaaagtgcgtttagggagacttgatccctgcatttttacagtcactggaatcagcctcaagattaaataatttggctggggtttcgtacatagtttccttcagtatagttgtacataactaactgtagtttgaaccatttttcaaaagttttgtaaacaaaaatgaccagcttttgtaaacatgctcaattttggtctaaaaaagaaaattttaagtttttaaatattttacatgctaaacttgttatattttgaacacaaacgtacaggtttaatgtgaaattgctgtatcttatagaaaataaaaagtttgaattaataagaaacattttgcttaagatttcttcaaaatgttgaaagggggatcaaattacccccaacattttgaaaatgccagtttaaaatatttttttaaaacgcttggcatttttctaagagtttatctgatgaaatacccttatcagccaaacatagttgaatgtttaagctttcaattcatgcaaaaagatcatagttttgtgagaaattgacagagttatgtgcgatacaaaaaaaggggatcaagtctccccactctcccctacttggtcagccggttaaggatgatccgttccagaagctttccgagggtgtccagcaaacatataggcctatacgatgatgggtcccccggtggtttgcctggcttcggcagcaacacgagcttttgaaccttccacgggtcggggaagtgtccttcgtccaggcatttctgcaggacTGATCGAAACCTGTCCGGAAATGCTAgaaccgccgatttcagggcgaaattcgggattccatccgggccgggagctttcttcaccttcaatctcttcgctactgccacaagttcctcgttggtgatcagatgaccttcggcgttgctacccccttcgtcgttgtacggtgtaggaggccatgtcgttgggtcatgtcttgggaagagcccttccacaatgaccttcagcttgtcgggacacgtttcagccaccatcgatgggcctctgatcttcgccatcgctacacgatatgcgctcccccaagggtttgcatcagcgtcttggcataactccttgaagcagtttgtcttgctgcatttgatcgttttcttgagcgcggcctttgcagaccggtactcctctctgcactcctctctagttgcttcggatcttgctctctggactcgtcttctggcgctgaggcaacttgcccgaagggtaccgagttcttcattccaccagtaggctggacgacgacagttccttggctccagtctccgcggcatggttgtgtcgcatgctgtcaccagttgtgctgttagcacgtcggcactcaagtcttggggaccatcaaaccaatggagcgcttccacgaagagaccctcgtcgaagtactgcagcttccatttccttccgtaggaccggctgctcctatctggtacaggggctcgtctcccgatgctgtaccggatcgcttggtgatcgctatgggtatagtcctcactcaccctccagttcatgtcggccgccagtcgcgggctacagaacgtaacgtcgataatggactcacgaccgtctttgcggaaggtactgctggttccgcgattcgccagcctaacgtctagctttgccagagcttccattaggctatgccccctagcattggtgcatctgctaccccactcgaccgcccacgcgttgaagtcacctccgataacgatcgggcttcgtccgtgtgtgtgtgtgtgtgtgtgtgtgtgtgtgtgtgtgtgtgtgtgtgtgtgtgtgtgtgtgtgtgtgtgtgtgtgtgtgtgtgtgtgtgtgtgtgtgtgtgtgtgtgtgtgtgtgtgtgtgtgtgtgtgtgtgtgtgtgtgggtgtgtgtgtgtgtgtgtgtgtgtgtgtgtgtgtgtgtgtgtgtgtgtgtgtgtgtgtgtgtgtgtgtgtgtgtgtgtgtgtgtgtgtgtgtgtgtgtgtgtgtgtgtgtgtgtgtgtgtgtgtgtgtgtgagtgtgtttgtgtgtgtgtgagtgtttgtgtgtgtgtgagtgtgtgtgtgtgtgtgtgtgtgtgtgtgtgtgtgtgtgtatgtgtgtgtgtgtgtgtgtgtgtgtgtgtgtgtgtgtgtgtgtgtgtgtgtgtgtgtgtgtgtgtgtgtgtgtgtgtgtgtgtgtgtgtgtgtgtgtgtgtgtgtgtgtatgtgtgtgtgtgtgtgtgtgtgtgtgtgtgtgtgtgtgtgtgtgtgtgtgtgagtgtgtgtgtgtgtgtgtgtgtgtgtgtgtgtgtgtgtgtgtgtgtgtgtgtgtgtgtgtgtgtgtgtgtgtgtgtgtgtgtgtgtgtgtgtgtgtgtgtgtgtgtgtgtgtgtgtgtgtgtgtgtgtgtgtgtgtgtgtgtagggatgtgggtctgtgcaccaaaaaatatgcactcgattatctcagcactggcttaaccgatttggaccgtcttggtctcattcgattcgtcttggggtcccataagtccctattgaaaattatgaagtttagtaaagtacttcaaaagttatgctaaaaaaacaattttaactaaagtccggaagattgtaaaaagggtggtttttgtaagaaaccccagcatgttatacatttttgtaaaggtagaaagacctttccaacgcgaccaatacattgaagatctgacaaccctataaaaagttataagcacttaagagttatttatacactttttggaggctagatctcagatatttagatgaaaacgtattccaaatatatcatgcgacctatctttggataggtaatttaaagcccttcccacgagcgtgtctattttggatagcattaccctttgaatgagaggaaggcaccaaccacctaagggtggattaagtaacgtttttcaatacaattttctttcaatagtgcttaaaaaatagttacatggaatagtgttatttaaaaaaaccgaggtgactttgatagtcactgtgTTTCTAACAAATGCCAACAAGTTTGCAAATTGAAATGATAACATCAAATTAACCCATAGTAAGGtcattttcaatgtttcattAACAAAGTTTATTAACTTTTCATACAATGTATACACGATTCAATTCTCTAAGAaacttgttctactgaaaatgcctacaaacctgaaaatatgtttgaattcaGGTTCAGCAAGGCTGTGAGGCTGTCAGAACAAATGGGCACAAGTTAAAACAAGTTtagcttatttttaaattaacttaaaaaaaatgatttcccaaaatccgcagAGAAATCTGTAAATAGGTACAGATACAGACAAACATTTTGCTGACGAGctaccatattttcaaaaataatgtttttttttttggaaaaaaaattttgtcaaaaaattatttgacaTCAATTTTTGCAATCTTAAAGAACATAATAAAAACTTATGTTAAAAGCACCGCTTTCGAcctacaaaaattgattttcaattaaaaaaataagtttttggattattttaaatAGTGTTCATGAGTGTTCATTTCTAaagatgtattttttgaaaataattctaagaaacattaaagattggacaaCAACTGAtttttgagatacagcggataaaagaacGAACACAGGGAAAttcaagttttctaagtctcacccgaaAAGCCCAACATTTTCTTTTGCCAAAATCTCAGACACTAAGGGTCTaattttaaatgcttaaaattgaaacatttgtgatttttttatcttatcttatcttaatattgcgaaaatttcaaattcaagacTAACAAAAAAAGCGTTTAAAACAAAGAGAAAGAATCATGAAACcttattttaaaatgtgataAGACAGCACAACGACAACGATGTGTCACCGGTCACCGGTCGCCACTCAAATATTTACGCCGTGAACGAATCTGCATAAACTCGATCGTCACATCGCATATAGTATCAGCTCAGCCCTCACAAGTTCGACAGGTTTCGAAGCTCATCCGCGTGCGCGATCGGCCTAGTCTGAAACTGACCGCCCGCGACAACGGTTACAAAATGATTCCGCATTTATTGCTAATAGTGCTGCACGTTATCAGCCTCGGAACGATCTCCAGTGCTTGCACGAGGTATAGACTCGCGGCTAACAGCGATATATCCGCTAGAAATTCTGTTACATGCCATGCCATATATGCATGTGCTATCAGCTGTTTTTAATGGTTTACACCTTGAAAAATCCGGGCCGACGTTTTTACAGTGACAGTGATAACTCAGTGTTTCGTTCCAGGGCAGTGCTGTACAGTGTCACGCCGAGTTCCGACGAGCAGGTCGGCTATCTGCGGATGCTGGAGAAGACGAACGAGGCGATGGACTTTTGGGTGCTCACGAGTTGGACCGGTAAGAAGCGTGACCTTGCGATATCTAAGTCTGAATAACGGGAAATGCTAGTTATGTTGAAATTCTGTCGAAACTGCATTTTATGAGGATTGTTTTAGAggtgtttaaaataaaatgtcgaAGCCACTCGCAAGCTACACCATTAGTTTTACGCATCGATATTAACATTTGATGGTCGATTCTATACCTCAATGGTTCAtcggctgaaatttttaatttcttgaattttaatcATTATCTGGGATGTAACATAAATATTCTTTatattattgtttatttttcattcaCATAATCTGGTTACACCTTAGGCGAGGAGGCGCACGTGCTCGTACCGGAAAGTGAGGACGCTAGATTCAAATCTGATCTAAAACAACGTGGAATAATACCAACCGTTCGCAACTCCAACATTACAACCTgcggcaacagcaacaacaacagcagcacaCGATCTGAACGCAACGCTGCATACAGCTCAAAACCTGGAACGCTAGATTTTACCAGTCGATATTTGAACCATGCGGATATCAACAGGTACATCGATTATTTGGGCAAGAAATATCCAGATTTAGTTACGGTGACCACTATTGGTCACTCGTACGAGAGGCGACCCATGCGAACGGTCACGATATCATCCGGAAAGCCCTCCAAAACAATGATCATCGACGCCGGAATCCACGGTCGAGAGTGGATTGCCCCAGCCACCGCCCTGTACCTGATGAGTCAACTGGTGCAGAACTCCAACCGACACCGAGAACTGCTCGCGAACATCACCTGGATCATCCTCCCACTGGTCAACCCCGACGGCTACGAATACTCActaaattccaacaaattctGGCGCAAAACGCGTCGCCCCGCGAAACGCTGCGTCGGAACCGACGCCAACCGTAACTTCAGCTTTCACTGGGGTGAAAAGGGCGCCTCCCGCCAGGAATGCTCCCAAACCTTCGCCGGCCCAAAGCCCTTCTCCGAGCCGGAAACCCAAGCCCTCCGAAATCTCCTCCTCGCCAAAGGCAACATAACCTCGTTCTACCTAACCCTCCACTCCTACGGCCGCTTCCTGCTCTACCCGTGGGGCCACAAGAAGGACCTCCCCCGTAAGTGGCGCCTCCTGGACGCCGTAGCCCGGGCCGGAGCCGTGGCCATGAAGCGGAACCACAACGTCAGCTACCGCGTCGGAGGGGCGGCCAAACTGCTGTACGAGGCGTCCGGTGGAAGCGATGACTTCGCGCTGGCCGTTGCCCGGATTCCCCTCTCGATCACGATGGAACTTCCCGCCGGCGGCAGTGGTGAGAGCGGGTTTCACCCGGCGGAGTCGCAGATAAGCCGGCTCGTCGAGGAAGCATTCACCGGCATTCGGGCGATGGCACTCAAGATGGTGCAGATGGACGTTTGAGCGAGTGGTTCTTATCGAATAAAGTGTTGTGTGATAAAGGGTTTTTACTGAAAGCTTGCTGGTTTGTACTTATTTACTGGTTTGAAGAATGTGACTAATTCTTTTAAGCTGGGGCAATCTCGGAAGGGAGTAGTTTTAAAATAGACGAGCTCCTAGAATTAAATTTGATGACTGTTTAATCCTTGGGGGGATTCGAACTGTAATTGATTGTAaacaaacaatttatttataatcatGGGTTTACAATTTATATGCGTCAATCTGTCTCCAAAAGCGCTGTCACTGGACTCGGGCCTAGGCTGTTACTTTCCAATTCCGCTGCGTAACTCtcacactttccagatcttcctccacttggttcaaCCACCAAACTAGGACCTAGAAGGAAGAAATAGTTCAGAAATTGTTATCCTGGTCTTCATGtat
This genomic interval from Culex pipiens pallens isolate TS unplaced genomic scaffold, TS_CPP_V2 Cpp_Un0214, whole genome shotgun sequence contains the following:
- the LOC120432096 gene encoding carboxypeptidase B-like, which encodes MIPHLLLIVLHVISLGTISSACTRAVLYSVTPSSDEQVGYLRMLEKTNEAMDFWVLTSWTGEEAHVLVPESEDARFKSDLKQRGIIPTVRNSNITTCGNSNNNSSTRSERNAAYSSKPGTLDFTSRYLNHADINRYIDYLGKKYPDLVTVTTIGHSYERRPMRTVTISSGKPSKTMIIDAGIHGREWIAPATALYLMSQLVQNSNRHRELLANITWIILPLVNPDGYEYSLNSNKFWRKTRRPAKRCVGTDANRNFSFHWGEKGASRQECSQTFAGPKPFSEPETQALRNLLLAKGNITSFYLTLHSYGRFLLYPWGHKKDLPRKWRLLDAVARAGAVAMKRNHNVSYRVGGAAKLLYEASGGSDDFALAVARIPLSITMELPAGGSGESGFHPAESQISRLVEEAFTGIRAMALKMVQMDV